A stretch of DNA from Mycolicibacterium celeriflavum:
CGAGATTGTTCAGTCGGTCATCCGTAACGCACCGAGCCTGGCGATGGTCTACATCGCCGAACGCCTCGGCACCAGCCAGCAGATCCTGGTCGACGCGCTGGCCGACGCGATCAAGGCGGGCCAAGCCGACGGCAGCGTGCGGCCGGGTGACCCGCACCAGATCGGTGCCATGTGTCTGCTCATCACGCAGTCCACCATCCAGTCGGCGCAGATGGTCGAAAAGCTGTTGGACCGCGATTCGCTCAACGTCGAGTTGGCGCGCGCCTTGAACGGATACCTGGCGCCGTGAGGGGCTCAACGGCGTTGAACGCCGCGCGCCGCGCTGCCGAACTGGCGGCGCTCGCCGACGGTGAATGCGTCGACGTCCTGGTGATCGGCGGCGGTATCACCGGCGCCGGCATCGCGCTGGACGCCGCTACCCGCGGGTGCAGCGTCGCGTTGGTGGAAAAGCACGACCTGGCGTTCGGCACCAGCCGGTGGAGTTCGAAGCTGGTGCACGGCGGGCTGCGCTACCTGGCGACGGGCAATGTCGGCATTGCCCGGCGCAGCGCAGTCGAACGCGGAACCCTCATGACCCGCAACGCGCCTCATCTGGTCAAGGCCATGCCGCAGCTGGTTCCGCTGCTTCCGTCGATGAGTGCGGCATCGCGCGCGCTGGTGCGCGTCGGCTTCACGGCAGGCGACGGCCTGCGCAAACTGGCGGGCACACCGGCTTCGACGCTGCCGCGATCGCGGCGGGTCGATGCGCGCCGTGCGGTCGAGCTGGCACCCACCGTGCGGCGCGACGGCCTCGACGGTGCGTTGCTCGCATATGACGGCCAGTTGATCGACGACGCCCGCCTGGTCACCGCCGTGGCGCGTACGGCCGCGCAGCACGGGGCCCGGGTACTGACGCGCGTCGAGGCGTCGTCGGCCACTGGTACCTCGGTGACGCTGACCGACCAGCTCACCGGTGACTCGTTCGACGTCACCGCGCGCGCGGTGATCAATGCCTCCGGGGTGTGGGCGGGGCAGGTCGACCCGTCGCTCAAGCTGCGGCCCAGCCGCGGAACGCATCTGGTGTTCGATGCGGCGACGTTCGGTAACCCCGTTGCGGCGCTGACGGTCCCGATCCCCGGCGAGATCAACCGCTTCGTGTTCGCGATGCCCGAGCAGTTGGGCCGGGTTTACCTGGGGCTGACCGACGAGGACGCCCCCGGGCCGATACCCGATGTGCCGCAACCCACGCCGGACGAAACCTCGTTCCTGCTGGACACCGTCAACACCGCCCTGGATGTCGCGTTGCGGCCGTCGGACGTGATCGGCGCCTACGCGGGCCTGCGACCGCTCATCGACACAGGTGCCGGTCGCACGGCCGACGTGTCGCGCGAACACGCGGTGGTCGAATCGCCATCGGGGGTCATCAGCGTGATCGGCGGCAAGCTCACCGAATACCGGTACATGGCCGAGGACGTTCTCGACCAGGCCATCGCTTTGCGGGGACTGACGGCGTCGCGCTGCCGCACCCGCAATCTGCCGCTGGTCGGCGCCCCGTCGAATCCGGTTGCCACACTTCGTCATCCACCGGAGATGCCGGGCTCGCTGGTTTCCCGCTTCGGCGCCGAGGCGCCGAACGTCATCGCGGCGGCCAGTTGCGACCGACCTACCGAACCCGTCGCCGAGGGTATCGACGTCATCCGCGCGGAGTTCGAGTACGCGGTGTCGCACGAGGGCGCGCTGACCGTCGATGACATCGTCGACCGTCGTACCCGCATCGGCCTGGTCGAGTCCGACCGCCGCCGAGTGCTGGCCATCGCGGAGGAGTTCGCGATACCGGTGTCCTAACAGTCGGTGAGCGACTGTTGCGACACCGAAGTCGCAGGTTTTACAGCGGGATGTTCTTGTGTCGGCCGCGACGCGCCGGCGCCTCGGCCAGCGCCTGCGTCAGCTTCGACCGGGTGTGCGCCGGATCGATCTTCTCGTCGACGACGCCGATGTCGATCGCCGAATCCACTCCGCCGGCGAGCTTCTCGTGCTCGGCGGCCAACTGCTCGTGCAACGCCTCGCGCTCGTCCTCCGGCGCGGCGGCCAACTTCTTCTTGTGCAGGATGCCGACCGCGGCCTTGGCGCCCATGACCGCGACCTCGGCGTCGGGCCAGGCGTAGACCTTCGTCGCACCCAGCGAGCGCGAGTTCATCGCGATGTACGCGCCGCCGTAGATCTTCCGCGTCACCAGCGTGACCCGGGGGACCGAGCACTCGCCGAACGCGTGCAGCAGCTTGGCGCCGCGGCGCACGACTCCGCCCCATTCCTGATCCACACCGGGCAGGTAGCCGGGCACGTCGACGATGTTGACGATCGGGATGCCGAACGCATCGCACAGCCGCACGAATCGCGCTGCCTTCTCCGCACTTTCGGAGTTCAGGCAGCCGCCGAGACGTAGCGGGTTGTTGGCGATGACGCCGACGGTGCGACCGGACAGCCGACCCAGGCCGATGACGATCGACGGGGCCCACTTGCCCTGGAACTCCTCGAACGGCACGCCCTCGTCCAACAGGGCTTCGACGAGTGGGTGCACGTCGTATGCGCGGCGCGCGGACTCCGGCAGCAGCGCGTGCAGGTCGGTGTCGCCCGCTTCGGCCTTGGCGCGGTCGAAATGGCCCTGCTGGCAGAACAATCCGACCAGCCGACGGCCGCGCTCGTAGGCGTCGAGTTCGTCGTCGGCGACGATGTGGCACACGCCGGACTTCTTGTGGTGGGTGTCCGGCCCGCCGAGGCTCGCCATGTCGACGTCCTCGCCGGTCACACTGCGGACCACGTCGGGACCGGTGACGAAAACCCGGCTCTCGGGCGCCATCACGATCACGTCGGTCAGCGCCGGGCCGTAGGCCGCGCCGCCGGCGGCGAAGCCGACGACGACCGAGATCTGGGGAACGTACCCGGACGCCCGGATCATCGCCTCGAACACCAAACCGACCGCGTGTAGCGCCTTCACGCCTTCCGCCAGCCGCGCGCCGCCCGAGTGCCAGATCCCCACGATCGGACTCTGCTCCTCGATCGCCTGGTCGTAGGCGCTGACGATGTGGGCACAACCGTCGACGCCCATGGCCCCACCCATGACGGTGCCGTCCGTGCAGAACGCGATGGTGCGCACGCCGTTGACGGTTCCGGCCGCGGCGAGTACGCCCGAGCGGTCACGCTCGTGCAGCAGCTCGACACTGCCGTCGTCGAAGAAGGTGCTCAAGCGCAGCAGCGGATCGCGGGGGTCCAGCGATTCGCCGACTGTCTCGGGGGCCATGGTCGTCATCTAGAACCTCCTGTAGCGCAGGGATTTCACGGGAGTGTCAGTACTTCCCGAACGCGAGCGCGACGTTGTGCCCACCGAATCCGAACGAGTTGTTGATCGCGTATTGGTAATTGCCCGACCGCGGCTCCCCGGCGACCACGTCCAGATCGATCTCCGGATCGAGGTTGCGCAGGTTGAGCGTCGGCGGAATGATGCCGTCGCGCAACGCCATCACGGTCAGGATGGACTCCACCGCGCCGACCGCGCCGACCGAGTGGCCGAGCGCCGCCTTGGGCGCGTACACCGCCGGCTTGTGGCCGCCCATCGCGTTGTTGATCGCCTTGCCTTCGGCCACGTCGCCCACGCTGGTGCCGGTGGCATGCGCGTTGACGTGGTCGATGTCGGTCGGCTGCAACCCGGCGAGCTCGATCGCACGCGTCATCGCGTGACCGGCCTGCTCGCCGTTCGGATCGGGCGCCACGATGTGGTAGCCGTCCGAGGTGATGCTCGCCCCCATGATCCGGGCGAGGATGTTCGCGCCGCGGGCCTTGGCGTGCTCTTCGGTCTCGATGACCATCAGTGCGCCCGCTTCGCCGAACACGAACCCGTTACGGTCCTTGTCGAACGGCCGGCAAGCGCCGGCCGGGTCATCGTTGGTGGTGGACAACACGATTCGCATCTGGGCGAAGCCGGCGATCGGCACCGCCTCGATCTTGGTCTCCACGCCACCGCAGATCGCGACGTCGGCCTCGCCGAGCACGATGTTGCGCCAAGCGTGCGCAATGCCCTCCGAGCCCGACGCGCAGGCCGACACCGGAGTGACCACCCCGGCGCGCGCCTTGCGCTCCAGTCCCACCGCCGCGGCTGCGGCGTTGGGCATGTACATCTGCACGGCCAGCGGCGAAACCGCTTTCAGACCCTTGGCGCGCATGCCGTCGTAGCTGAACACCAACTCCTCGGTGGAGCCCATGCCGGTGCCGATCGACACCATCAGCCGCTTCGGGTCCACCTCGGGTGTGCCGGCGTTCTCCCACACCCGGCGACTCAGCACCGTCGACATCTTCTGCAGATACGACAATCGGCGCAGTTCCACCCGCGTCATCTCGTGGTCGAAGTCCTCGAGGAGATGTCCGCCGATGCGAACCGGCAGGTCATACTCTTCGACGAACGGATCCTCGAGCTTGCGGATGCCGCTCTGACCGTCCAGCAGCTTCTTCCAGGTGTCGTCCGCGCTGGTTGCCAGGGCGGTCGTCATGGCGATGCCCGTGACGACCACGTTGGGGAAACCGTTTCCTGTCGATAAACGCGTCAACCCTGCCTCCGACATTCCTTCCGCTCAGTAGCGCCCAAAGGCCAGGGCGACATTGTGTCCACCGAAGCCGAACGAGTTGTTGATGGCGTACTGGTAGTCGCCGTAACGAGGCTCGCCTGCAACCACATCGAGATCGATCTCAGGATCGGGGGTCTCGTAGTTCAGCGTCGGGGGGATGACGCCATCACGCAGCGAGAGCACGGTCAGTGCCGACTCCAGCGCGCCGACCGCTCCGATGGAGTGGCCGAGCGCCGATTTCGGCGCGTAGACCGGTGCGTGCTCGACGCCGGCCGACCGAATCGCATTGGCCTCGGCGGCGTCGCCGATCGAGGTCGCGGTGGCGTGGGCGTTGATGTGGTCGATGTCCTTGGGCTCCAGGCCCGCGGTCTCCATCGCACGCTTCATGGCCTGGCCCGCACGCAGGCCATCGGACGCCGGCGCGACCATGTGGAAGGCATCGGACGTGATGCCCGCGCCCATCAGACGGGCCAACGGCTTGGCGCCGCGGGCCTTGGCGTGCTCCTCGGTCTCGATGATCATCAGCGCACCGGCCTCACCGAAGACGAACCCGTCGCGGTTCTTGTCGAACGGCCGGGACGCGCCCGCGGGATCCTCGTTGTTGGTCGACATCGCGCGCATCATCGAGAACGCCGCGATCGGCAGCGCCTCGATTCCGCCCTCGACACCGCCGACGACCGCGATATCCGCGTCGCCCATCACGATCTGGCGCCAGCCGTGGGCGATGGCCTCCGAACCCGATGAGCACGCCGAGACCGGGGTGATGACCCCGGCCCTGGCGCCCAACTGCAAACCGATCACCGCGGCCGCACCGTTCGGCATGATCATCTGCACGGCGAGCGGCGACACCTTGCGGGGGCCGCCCTCGTTCATCGCGTCGTAGGTCTCGACGATCTTCTCGCCGCCACCCAGACCGGTGCCGACGACCACGGCGAAGCGATCCGGATCGACCTCAGGCGTACCTGCGGTCTCCCAGAGCTGGCCACTGAGGTACTTGGCCATGCGCTGGACATACGACATCCGCCGCATGTCCAGTCGCGTCATATGGTCGTCGATCGCGTCGACGAGGTGCCCACCGATGCGGACCGGCAGGTCCCACTTGGTGACGAACTCGTCCTCGAGGACGCGGATGCCGCTTTCGCCGGCCAGCAGCCCCTTCCACGTGCTCTCGATGTCCGCCGCGATCGACGTGGTCGCCGTGACGGCGGTCACGACGACGTTTGGGAAACCGCCGTTAGCAGTGGAAGGTCTACTCATGCCCGATCGGCTTCGATCTGCGC
This window harbors:
- a CDS encoding glycerol-3-phosphate dehydrogenase/oxidase, which gives rise to MRGSTALNAARRAAELAALADGECVDVLVIGGGITGAGIALDAATRGCSVALVEKHDLAFGTSRWSSKLVHGGLRYLATGNVGIARRSAVERGTLMTRNAPHLVKAMPQLVPLLPSMSAASRALVRVGFTAGDGLRKLAGTPASTLPRSRRVDARRAVELAPTVRRDGLDGALLAYDGQLIDDARLVTAVARTAAQHGARVLTRVEASSATGTSVTLTDQLTGDSFDVTARAVINASGVWAGQVDPSLKLRPSRGTHLVFDAATFGNPVAALTVPIPGEINRFVFAMPEQLGRVYLGLTDEDAPGPIPDVPQPTPDETSFLLDTVNTALDVALRPSDVIGAYAGLRPLIDTGAGRTADVSREHAVVESPSGVISVIGGKLTEYRYMAEDVLDQAIALRGLTASRCRTRNLPLVGAPSNPVATLRHPPEMPGSLVSRFGAEAPNVIAAASCDRPTEPVAEGIDVIRAEFEYAVSHEGALTVDDIVDRRTRIGLVESDRRRVLAIAEEFAIPVS
- the kasB gene encoding 3-oxoacyl-ACP synthase KasB, with protein sequence MSEAGLTRLSTGNGFPNVVVTGIAMTTALATSADDTWKKLLDGQSGIRKLEDPFVEEYDLPVRIGGHLLEDFDHEMTRVELRRLSYLQKMSTVLSRRVWENAGTPEVDPKRLMVSIGTGMGSTEELVFSYDGMRAKGLKAVSPLAVQMYMPNAAAAAVGLERKARAGVVTPVSACASGSEGIAHAWRNIVLGEADVAICGGVETKIEAVPIAGFAQMRIVLSTTNDDPAGACRPFDKDRNGFVFGEAGALMVIETEEHAKARGANILARIMGASITSDGYHIVAPDPNGEQAGHAMTRAIELAGLQPTDIDHVNAHATGTSVGDVAEGKAINNAMGGHKPAVYAPKAALGHSVGAVGAVESILTVMALRDGIIPPTLNLRNLDPEIDLDVVAGEPRSGNYQYAINNSFGFGGHNVALAFGKY
- a CDS encoding TetR/AcrR family transcriptional regulator yields the protein MSSIRNSEKSIEERILDAAAACILAFGVERTTMTEIARRARVSRPTIYRRWPDIRWVIAELLTARITGVLEAIPDRGAGREAMVDRVVLVAERLQSDEIVQSVIRNAPSLAMVYIAERLGTSQQILVDALADAIKAGQADGSVRPGDPHQIGAMCLLITQSTIQSAQMVEKLLDRDSLNVELARALNGYLAP
- a CDS encoding acyl-CoA carboxylase subunit beta is translated as MTTMAPETVGESLDPRDPLLRLSTFFDDGSVELLHERDRSGVLAAAGTVNGVRTIAFCTDGTVMGGAMGVDGCAHIVSAYDQAIEEQSPIVGIWHSGGARLAEGVKALHAVGLVFEAMIRASGYVPQISVVVGFAAGGAAYGPALTDVIVMAPESRVFVTGPDVVRSVTGEDVDMASLGGPDTHHKKSGVCHIVADDELDAYERGRRLVGLFCQQGHFDRAKAEAGDTDLHALLPESARRAYDVHPLVEALLDEGVPFEEFQGKWAPSIVIGLGRLSGRTVGVIANNPLRLGGCLNSESAEKAARFVRLCDAFGIPIVNIVDVPGYLPGVDQEWGGVVRRGAKLLHAFGECSVPRVTLVTRKIYGGAYIAMNSRSLGATKVYAWPDAEVAVMGAKAAVGILHKKKLAAAPEDEREALHEQLAAEHEKLAGGVDSAIDIGVVDEKIDPAHTRSKLTQALAEAPARRGRHKNIPL
- the kasA gene encoding 3-oxoacyl-ACP synthase KasA; the protein is MSRPSTANGGFPNVVVTAVTATTSIAADIESTWKGLLAGESGIRVLEDEFVTKWDLPVRIGGHLVDAIDDHMTRLDMRRMSYVQRMAKYLSGQLWETAGTPEVDPDRFAVVVGTGLGGGEKIVETYDAMNEGGPRKVSPLAVQMIMPNGAAAVIGLQLGARAGVITPVSACSSGSEAIAHGWRQIVMGDADIAVVGGVEGGIEALPIAAFSMMRAMSTNNEDPAGASRPFDKNRDGFVFGEAGALMIIETEEHAKARGAKPLARLMGAGITSDAFHMVAPASDGLRAGQAMKRAMETAGLEPKDIDHINAHATATSIGDAAEANAIRSAGVEHAPVYAPKSALGHSIGAVGALESALTVLSLRDGVIPPTLNYETPDPEIDLDVVAGEPRYGDYQYAINNSFGFGGHNVALAFGRY